In bacterium HR17, one DNA window encodes the following:
- the ubiA gene encoding 4-hydroxybenzoate octaprenyltransferase, with product MQRIRTYLAFVRFEHTVFALPFALTSAWVCAGGVPPLRQLFWIVVAAVGARSAAMGFNRIADLEFDRLNPRTRNRELPTGKLTLRQAWAFVLAAAVVFIFAAYQLNRLAFWLSFPTLAWLFGYSYAKRFTDWSHVWLGSALGIAPVGAWIALKGAIELPPLLLMLAVTCWVAGFDIIYATLDETFDRQVGLHSLVVRLGAQKALWGARLLHAVFLTALAAFGKVVGLGAIFWTAWLFTVAFIAYEHTIAEPGNPQKVNTAFFTVNGVVSVLLFVSTALDLAVR from the coding sequence ATGCAACGCATCCGCACTTACCTAGCGTTCGTGCGATTTGAACACACCGTTTTTGCACTGCCTTTTGCCTTGACATCGGCGTGGGTCTGTGCCGGGGGCGTTCCGCCTCTGCGGCAACTGTTTTGGATCGTCGTGGCGGCGGTCGGTGCGCGGTCTGCTGCGATGGGTTTTAACCGCATCGCCGACTTGGAGTTTGACCGTCTCAACCCACGCACGCGCAACCGGGAACTGCCGACGGGCAAGTTGACCTTACGGCAGGCATGGGCATTTGTCCTCGCCGCCGCTGTCGTGTTTATTTTCGCCGCTTATCAACTCAACCGGTTGGCGTTTTGGCTGTCGTTCCCGACGCTGGCGTGGCTGTTCGGCTACTCTTACGCCAAACGGTTCACCGATTGGTCGCATGTGTGGTTAGGCTCAGCGTTGGGCATTGCGCCCGTCGGCGCTTGGATCGCCTTGAAAGGCGCGATTGAGTTGCCCCCGCTACTGCTGATGCTGGCGGTCACTTGTTGGGTCGCCGGCTTTGACATCATCTACGCGACGCTGGACGAAACTTTTGACCGACAAGTGGGGTTACACTCGTTGGTCGTGCGGTTGGGGGCGCAGAAAGCCTTGTGGGGCGCCCGCCTGTTGCACGCGGTGTTTCTGACGGCGTTGGCAGCCTTCGGCAAAGTCGTCGGCTTGGGGGCTATTTTCTGGACGGCATGGCTGTTCACCGTGGCGTTCATCGCTTACGAACACACCATCGCCGAACCGGGCAACCCACAAAAAGTCAACACGGCGTTTTTCACGGTCAACGGCGTTGTCAGCGTATTGTTGTTTGTGTCAACGGCGTTGGACCTCGCGGTTCGTTGA
- the rgtE gene encoding Dodecaprenyl-phosphate galacturonate synthase: MLDKRLSIILPAYNERGNLAPLLREIADVAAKLPSPTEVIVVDDGSTDGSPLEVEQVAPAVTPPLDDLLLVRLKGNCGQTMATTVGILHASGDVIVLMDADRQNDPADIPKLLGKLSEGFDVVSGWRRDRKDPLTKTLPSRFANALLAWATGVPVHDLGCSLRAYRAWVLQSLAREGLHHRYMPIYCAAKGARIAEVVVHHRPRTVGQSKYGLKRVFAVLKDLPLLVFLARYGQQPFAGMVAYGTTVAALTLVGIVASAWTKAMWLTATVAAMALGAVFCGLGIATEYALRLSGKRAEIARHAVAETKRFRALAPSSPTNAP, from the coding sequence ATGCTGGACAAGCGGTTGTCCATCATCCTACCGGCTTACAATGAGCGGGGCAACCTTGCCCCGTTACTGCGGGAAATCGCCGATGTAGCGGCGAAGTTGCCCTCGCCGACCGAGGTCATCGTCGTGGACGATGGCAGCACCGACGGCTCGCCGTTAGAGGTTGAGCAGGTCGCCCCTGCCGTCACCCCGCCGCTGGATGACCTTTTGCTGGTGCGGCTCAAAGGCAATTGCGGGCAAACGATGGCGACGACGGTCGGCATTTTGCACGCCAGCGGCGATGTCATTGTGCTGATGGACGCTGACCGCCAAAACGACCCCGCTGACATCCCGAAGTTGCTTGGCAAATTGTCGGAAGGGTTTGATGTCGTGTCCGGATGGCGCCGCGACCGCAAAGACCCGCTGACGAAGACCTTGCCGTCACGGTTCGCCAACGCCCTCCTCGCTTGGGCGACCGGCGTGCCGGTGCATGATTTGGGTTGTTCGCTGCGGGCATATCGGGCGTGGGTGCTGCAAAGCCTCGCCCGTGAAGGCTTGCATCACCGCTACATGCCCATCTACTGCGCTGCCAAGGGCGCACGGATCGCCGAAGTGGTCGTCCATCATCGTCCCCGCACCGTCGGTCAGTCCAAGTATGGGCTGAAACGGGTGTTTGCCGTTTTGAAGGACTTGCCGTTGCTGGTCTTTTTAGCGCGTTACGGACAACAACCCTTTGCCGGCATGGTCGCTTACGGGACAACTGTCGCGGCGTTGACATTGGTCGGCATCGTCGCAAGTGCGTGGACAAAAGCGATGTGGCTGACCGCAACGGTAGCCGCGATGGCGCTCGGCGCTGTGTTTTGCGGCTTAGGGATCGCCACAGAATACGCTTTGCGGCTTAGCGGCAAACGCGCCGAAATTGCCCGCCACGCCGTCGCGGAAACCAAGCGTTTTCGCGCCCTCGCCCCGTCGTCGCCGACCAATGCGCCGTAG
- the sigR gene encoding ECF RNA polymerase sigma factor SigR: MARPHLASWQAPKADPVAEFEAAVLPLRDELRRVALRLTHSPDTAEDLVQETLLHAFQGFSRFRRGTNLRAWLMRILVNLFISHYRHQQRSVPTVSLEGLLEELDIDDDETDLLVDDGCVSPEEAVLARVMDEEVQRALEQLPEVFREVVALCDLEGLSYAEAAQRLRVPIGTVRSRLFRGREMLRRLLWDYARKRRWV, from the coding sequence ATGGCGCGCCCTCATTTGGCATCATGGCAAGCGCCGAAGGCTGACCCCGTTGCGGAGTTTGAGGCAGCGGTGCTGCCGTTGCGGGACGAATTGCGCCGCGTCGCTTTGCGTCTCACCCACTCGCCCGACACTGCCGAAGATTTGGTGCAGGAAACCCTGTTGCACGCCTTTCAAGGGTTTTCGCGCTTTCGCCGGGGGACGAACCTGCGGGCATGGCTGATGCGCATCCTCGTCAACCTGTTCATTAGCCATTACCGTCACCAGCAGCGTTCCGTTCCGACCGTCTCTTTGGAAGGGTTGTTGGAAGAACTGGACATTGACGACGACGAGACGGACCTTTTAGTGGACGACGGGTGCGTCTCCCCCGAAGAGGCAGTGTTGGCGCGTGTGATGGACGAAGAAGTGCAACGCGCCTTGGAGCAGTTGCCCGAGGTGTTTCGGGAGGTCGTCGCCCTCTGCGATCTGGAGGGGCTCTCTTACGCCGAAGCGGCGCAACGGTTGCGAGTCCCTATCGGCACCGTGCGTTCGCGCCTCTTTCGGGGACGGGAGATGCTGCGGCGCCTGCTGTGGGATTACGCGCGCAAGCGGCGCTGGGTATAG
- the natA gene encoding ABC transporter ATP-binding protein NatA: MDVCVQVVELCKYYTVHEREPGLWNALRSLLRRRYRLVKAVDGISFTIGRGEVVGFLGPNGAGKTTTLKVLAGLLCPTGGTVRVLGYDPFQRHPDFLRRITLVMGQRSQLVWDLPPMETFLLNKAIYDLSDADFRDALDELVELLDLAPLLSKPVRQLSLGERMRCELAAALLHRPQVLFLDEPTLGLDVLAQAQIRRFVHEYNRRRQATVLLTSHYMDDVLALCQRVMVINHGRLIYDGDLTALLHRYGQKKVLQVVLDDSVPVSVLERWGEVVACHDRRVTLRVPREATSAVAAELLAAVPVRDLTIEEPPIEEIIAALFNTPAQLTGISCTAVSVGNGA; encoded by the coding sequence ATGGATGTATGCGTGCAAGTGGTGGAACTTTGTAAGTATTACACCGTGCACGAACGGGAACCGGGACTGTGGAATGCGCTCAGAAGCCTTCTACGGCGCCGCTATCGCCTCGTGAAAGCCGTAGACGGCATCTCCTTCACCATCGGTCGGGGTGAGGTCGTCGGTTTTCTGGGACCCAACGGTGCGGGGAAGACAACGACGCTCAAGGTGTTGGCTGGCTTGTTGTGCCCGACGGGGGGAACGGTGCGGGTGCTCGGCTACGACCCCTTTCAGCGCCACCCCGATTTTCTCCGCCGTATTACGCTCGTGATGGGACAACGGTCCCAACTCGTCTGGGATTTGCCCCCAATGGAAACTTTCCTGCTGAACAAAGCCATTTATGACCTTTCGGACGCCGATTTCCGCGATGCGTTGGACGAATTGGTGGAGTTGCTGGATTTAGCGCCGTTGTTGTCTAAACCGGTGCGGCAACTTTCGTTGGGCGAACGGATGCGGTGCGAGTTGGCGGCGGCGTTGCTGCATCGCCCGCAGGTGTTGTTCCTTGACGAACCGACGCTGGGTCTGGATGTGCTGGCGCAAGCGCAAATCCGTCGGTTCGTCCATGAATACAACCGTCGCCGACAGGCGACCGTGCTCTTGACCAGCCACTACATGGACGATGTATTGGCGCTCTGCCAACGGGTCATGGTGATCAACCACGGGCGGCTTATTTACGACGGCGATTTGACGGCTTTGTTGCATCGTTACGGACAAAAGAAAGTGTTGCAAGTCGTCCTTGACGATAGCGTCCCGGTTTCCGTGTTGGAGCGGTGGGGCGAAGTCGTGGCGTGCCATGACCGACGGGTGACCCTGCGGGTGCCCCGCGAGGCGACTTCCGCTGTCGCCGCTGAACTGTTGGCAGCCGTGCCAGTGCGGGATTTGACTATTGAGGAGCCGCCAATTGAGGAAATCATCGCTGCCCTTTTCAACACACCTGCGCAGTTAACCGGCATCTCATGCACTGCTGTATCGGTCGGCAACGGGGCGTGA
- the phoP_1 gene encoding Alkaline phosphatase synthesis transcriptional regulatory protein PhoP, with product MQQPAAGQKKRVLVVDDERHIVRLVQVNLERQGYEVLTAYDGVECLEKAKAEKPDLIVLDVMMPRMDGFEALQRLKSDPETNHIPVIMLTARAQDRDVLQGYTYGADLYLTKPFSPLELISLVKRVFESQEEEEGIIKL from the coding sequence GTGCAACAACCTGCGGCTGGGCAAAAAAAGCGGGTCTTGGTCGTAGACGATGAACGGCATATCGTACGCCTCGTGCAAGTCAACTTGGAACGGCAGGGTTACGAGGTTCTGACTGCCTACGACGGCGTGGAGTGCTTGGAGAAAGCCAAAGCCGAAAAGCCCGATTTGATCGTGTTGGATGTGATGATGCCCCGTATGGACGGTTTTGAAGCGCTCCAGCGGCTCAAGTCCGACCCTGAAACGAACCATATCCCCGTCATCATGTTGACGGCGCGCGCACAAGACCGCGATGTCCTGCAAGGCTACACCTACGGTGCTGACCTTTACCTCACCAAACCCTTCAGCCCGCTGGAATTGATTTCACTCGTCAAGCGGGTGTTTGAGAGCCAAGAGGAGGAAGAGGGCATCATCAAGCTGTGA
- the purA gene encoding Adenylosuccinate synthetase, protein MPVLIVVGAQWGDEGKGAMVDSLARDADIVVRFQGGANAGHTVIYGGEPLALHLLPAGITHPHTVCVLGNGVVLDLHALLDEIAAVRQRGIAVDPERLKISDRAHLTLPYHRLLDAARERAGSTLRLGTTRRGVGPTYVDKVDRVGLRAGDLRHPDRLREKLLINFEHKRAFFNALPSDERPDVDAILDELLRYAELLHPYIADTVTWLNAQIAAGKRLLLEGAQGTGLDVDFGTYPFVTSSNTTAGGACTGSGIPPTKISAVLGIAKAYTTRVGDGPFPTELPEQEQTALREKGREYGATTGRPRRCGWFDAVLARYAAQVNGFTALAVTKLDVLSGFPEVKLSVAYRWRNEVLTAFPAEVCVLNEVEPVYETLPGWDEPLNGLRSWKQLPANARRFLDRVSELTQTPIAFVSVGPERDAVLFAPDAPTLW, encoded by the coding sequence ATGCCAGTTTTGATCGTGGTCGGCGCCCAATGGGGTGATGAAGGCAAGGGGGCAATGGTAGACTCGTTGGCGCGCGACGCGGACATCGTGGTGCGGTTCCAAGGCGGCGCCAACGCCGGACACACCGTCATCTATGGCGGTGAGCCGTTGGCGCTTCACCTGTTGCCCGCAGGAATCACGCACCCCCATACTGTTTGCGTGCTGGGCAACGGGGTCGTCCTTGACCTGCACGCTCTGCTGGACGAGATCGCCGCAGTGCGCCAGCGGGGTATCGCTGTTGACCCTGAACGGTTAAAAATTAGCGACCGCGCCCATCTCACGCTGCCTTACCATCGCCTCCTAGACGCTGCCCGCGAACGCGCCGGCTCCACATTGCGTTTGGGGACGACGCGGCGTGGGGTCGGTCCGACATATGTGGACAAAGTGGACCGTGTCGGTTTGCGGGCTGGCGATTTGCGTCACCCCGACCGACTGCGCGAGAAACTGCTGATTAACTTTGAGCACAAACGGGCGTTTTTCAACGCGCTGCCATCCGACGAACGCCCCGATGTGGATGCCATCCTTGACGAACTGTTGCGCTACGCTGAACTGTTACACCCTTACATCGCCGACACAGTGACTTGGCTCAACGCGCAAATTGCGGCGGGCAAACGCCTTCTGCTGGAAGGCGCCCAAGGCACGGGGTTGGATGTGGACTTTGGCACTTACCCGTTCGTGACCTCGTCCAACACGACCGCAGGAGGCGCTTGCACGGGGAGCGGCATTCCGCCGACGAAAATTTCTGCCGTTTTGGGCATCGCCAAAGCCTACACGACGCGCGTCGGAGACGGTCCGTTCCCCACGGAACTTCCCGAACAGGAGCAAACAGCCCTGCGCGAAAAGGGGCGCGAATACGGCGCCACGACAGGTCGCCCCCGCCGCTGCGGGTGGTTTGATGCCGTGTTAGCCCGTTACGCCGCTCAAGTGAACGGTTTCACTGCTTTGGCGGTCACCAAACTGGATGTGTTATCTGGCTTCCCTGAGGTCAAACTGAGCGTTGCCTACCGATGGCGCAACGAAGTGCTGACCGCTTTTCCTGCCGAGGTTTGTGTCTTGAATGAGGTGGAACCCGTTTATGAGACTTTGCCCGGTTGGGACGAGCCGCTGAACGGATTGCGCTCGTGGAAGCAACTGCCCGCTAACGCCCGTCGCTTCCTTGACCGTGTCAGCGAACTCACCCAAACGCCCATCGCATTTGTCTCCGTCGGTCCTGAACGGGACGCCGTGCTCTTCGCCCCGGATGCGCCGACACTGTGGTGA